A region of the Patescibacteria group bacterium genome:
GGTGGGGTTTTCAAATGTTATCCACTGGTCTAAACTAGCTGGGTCTAACACCCGAGAAATCACTATCGGTTTATGAGCAACCACGAACTCTGGCAGGCGGTACTCGGAGAACTGGAATTGTCGATGAGCAAGGCGAATTTCACGACCTGGTTCAGCAAGACTTTTCTGTCCACCTGCGAAGGAGAGCGCGTGGTCGTCAGCGTGCCGAACACTTTCACTAAAGCCTGGCTGGAGAAAAAATACAGCCCGGCTATTTTGAAATCTTTGCAGAGCATCACTTCCAGCCGGATCCGCGAGATCGTCTATAAGGTCGATATCAAACCAGTGATCGTCGCCAAGAATCCGGCCGAGGAAACGTCCCAGAAAACCGCTTCCGAAGCGCCGTCAGCGTCCGCGGCCGCAGAAGCAGCTTCAGCGAACACTGCATCGCGGACCGAGACCGCTCCGCCAGCTTCCAAACGCGAATATTCCAACGATTCCAAGCTTAATCCGAAGTATACTTTCGACGCTTTCGTGGTCGGCAAAGGCAGCGAACTCGCGCATGCCGCCGCTCTCGCTGTAGCCCAGAATCCCGGCACGAAATACAATCCGTTGTTCATCTATGGCGGCGTCGGCCTCGGCAAGACCCACTTGCTCCAGGCGATCGGCAATGAAGTCCTGAAGCGCGCGCCCGGATCCAAGATCCTTTACGTCACCTGCGAAAAATTCACGAACGATTTCATCGGCGCCATCAAGAATAACCGCGCTCGCGATTTCAAAGAGACTTACCGCAGCGTTGACGTCCTGCTGATCGACGATATCCAGTTCCTGACCGGCAAAGAAGGGACGCAGGAGGAGTTTTTCCACACCTTCAACGCCCTGCACGAGAACAACCGCCAGGTCGTCATGACCTCGGACCGGCCGCCGAAACAGATCCCGGCTCTCGAGCAGCGGCTCGTCTCCCGTTTCGAGTGGGGCATGACCGCTGATATTTCCAGCCCGGATTTCGAGACCCGCATGGCGATCCTCGAGACCAAGTGCCGCGAACGCAATTATGACCTTGATCCCGAGACCCTGCGCTTCATCGCTTCGGTCATCCAGGCCAACGTCCGCGAACTCGAAGGAGCACTGAACAAGATCATCGCTTTCCACCAGTTCAAGAACACCAAACCGAGCCTGGAAACGGCCAAGAATCTGCTGGCGAGCTTCGGCTCCGGCCAGATCCAGCGGAACATCACTCCCAAGCAAATTCTGCATGCTGTAGCGCAATATTACGATGTCAGCGTCGCTGATATGCTGGGCGCCTGCCGCGAAAAACGGCTGGCTTTCCCCCGCCAGGTCATCATGTATCTGATGCGCGAAGAGACCAATTCCTCGTTCCCGAGCATCGGCCACGAGGTCGGCAACCGCGATCACACCACAGTCATGCACGCCTGCGACAAGATCCGGCGCGAACTCGAGACCAACACCAAGCTCCGGCAGGACCTCGAACTCATCAAACAACGCATCCACGCCACGGCCTGAGTGTGAATAACTTGTGGGCTTGTCCGTGGAGAATCTCCGGATAGCCTGGTGCAAAGCCAGTGGATGACCTGAGGTCAAAAAACGTCCGTTTCAGACCCCGGCCGACAACGCACTTTTTCTCCCCTCCTTTGACCGCAAAGTTTCCACCGGTCGAACGGCCTGAAACCGCCGCAACGACGGGCTCCGGGCGACTTATCCAGATTGCCCACAACACTCACTATCACTACCGATTCAATATATCTATATAACCGATATCGTAATGAAGTTCTCGTGCACGCAGGAAAATCTGAACCAGGGATTGACCATCGTGAGTCACATCGCGAACAAGAACGTCAATCTGCCGATCCTGGGCAATGTCCTGGTCAAGAGCGAGGATAAGGTCCTGAAGTTCATGACCACGAATCTGGAGATCGCCGTGAGTTGCGCGGTCCGCGGCAAGGTTGAGGAACCGGGCGAATTCACGGTCCCGTCACGTCTCTTCTCCGATTACATCAATCTTCTGCCCAAGGACCGGGTCGATATCGTCCAGGACGGCAATGCGATCGCCGTGTCCTGCGGTTCGTTCCAGACGCGCCTGAACGGCATCCCGGCTTCCGAATTCCCGCTCATCCCCTCGGTCGAGAAGAAACGCCGCTTTCTGGTCGATATGACGGTCTTCCGCAAAGCCGTCGGCCAGGTGTTGTTTGCGGTCGCGCCGAACGAGTCCCGGCCGGAGATCAGCGGTGTCCTGTTCAAACTGGTCACTGGAGCCGACGGCGCTGAACTGGTCCTGGCGGCGACCGACAGTTATCGCCTGGCCGAAAAGACGGTCAAAGCCCAGCTTCCCGAGCCGGCGGCCGCCGGTTCTGAACCCTGGTCGGTCATCGTGCCGGCCCGGACCGTGGCTGAGATTGTTCGGATCCTCGGCGTCCTCAAGGATTCGCTCGCCGGCAACGACCAGATTGAGATCGGCGTCGGCGACAGCCAGATTGTCTTCACTTACGACAATGTCGAGGTCATCTCCCGGATCATCGAAGGCCGTTATCCGGATTATCACCAGCTTGTCCCCGAGCGTTTTGAGACCGAGGTGATCATCGCCAAGGATGATCTCCAACGCGCCGTCAAAGCGGCCAGTCTGTTTTCTCGGACCGGCTT
Encoded here:
- the dnaA gene encoding chromosomal replication initiator protein DnaA; translated protein: MSNHELWQAVLGELELSMSKANFTTWFSKTFLSTCEGERVVVSVPNTFTKAWLEKKYSPAILKSLQSITSSRIREIVYKVDIKPVIVAKNPAEETSQKTASEAPSASAAAEAASANTASRTETAPPASKREYSNDSKLNPKYTFDAFVVGKGSELAHAAALAVAQNPGTKYNPLFIYGGVGLGKTHLLQAIGNEVLKRAPGSKILYVTCEKFTNDFIGAIKNNRARDFKETYRSVDVLLIDDIQFLTGKEGTQEEFFHTFNALHENNRQVVMTSDRPPKQIPALEQRLVSRFEWGMTADISSPDFETRMAILETKCRERNYDLDPETLRFIASVIQANVRELEGALNKIIAFHQFKNTKPSLETAKNLLASFGSGQIQRNITPKQILHAVAQYYDVSVADMLGACREKRLAFPRQVIMYLMREETNSSFPSIGHEVGNRDHTTVMHACDKIRRELETNTKLRQDLELIKQRIHATA
- the dnaN gene encoding DNA polymerase III subunit beta — protein: MKFSCTQENLNQGLTIVSHIANKNVNLPILGNVLVKSEDKVLKFMTTNLEIAVSCAVRGKVEEPGEFTVPSRLFSDYINLLPKDRVDIVQDGNAIAVSCGSFQTRLNGIPASEFPLIPSVEKKRRFLVDMTVFRKAVGQVLFAVAPNESRPEISGVLFKLVTGADGAELVLAATDSYRLAEKTVKAQLPEPAAAGSEPWSVIVPARTVAEIVRILGVLKDSLAGNDQIEIGVGDSQIVFTYDNVEVISRIIEGRYPDYHQLVPERFETEVIIAKDDLQRAVKAASLFSRTGLNDVHINFSPDGRVRLKAGNSQAGEHTAELAGKVQGKENEVTVNFKYLLDGVNNIETEAIGLQMVDKVSPCLVRPVKDDRLVLNDFMYIVMPIRQ